In Papaver somniferum cultivar HN1 chromosome 1, ASM357369v1, whole genome shotgun sequence, a genomic segment contains:
- the LOC113300085 gene encoding protein MITOFERRINLIKE 1, chloroplastic-like: MKGNFSPFMYLPPQNLNHLHTITDFNNFYNNFNTILLSSTQNHNSPNPNKVLKKNGKKFRRNNHNLNFSSTSLSIENPEEPTSQNWLKIQPANKGSSKVKVLLKNVSVIEKALIGATAGGIAGAFTYVCLLPLDTIKTKLQTKGADKIYNGTFDAIAKTFQSSGILGFYRGVSAVIIGSTFSSAMYFGTCEFGKSVLSKVPNYPAVLIPPTAGAMGNIVSSAIMVPKELITQRMQTGAKGRSWEVLVKILQKDGVLGLYAGYSATLLRNLPAGVLSYSSFEYLKSAVLSKTGQENLEPLQSVCCGALAGAISASITTPLDVVKTRLMTQVQGETKNKVSAVVYSGVNETVTQILKEEGWVGFSRGTGPRVVHSACFAALGYFAFETARLTLLHQYLKKKQAEEMVNTSV, from the coding sequence ATGAAAGGCAATTTCTCTCCTTTTATGTATCTCCCGCCTCAAAACCTAAACCATCTTCACACAATCACAGATTTCAATAATTTTTATAACAACTTCAATACAATTCTTCTGTCATCAACTCAAAATCACAATTCTCCTAACCCTAacaaagttttgaagaaaaatggcaaaaaattcaGAAGAAACAACCACAACCTCAATTTCTCTTCAACTTCCCTTTCGATTGAAAACCCAGAGGAACCCACTTCTCAAAATTGGCTTAAAATACAACCAGCCAATAAAGGAAGCTCAAAAGTTAAAGTGCTTTTAAAAAATGTATCTGTTATTGAAAAGGCTTTGATTGGTGCAACAGCAGGAGGAATTGCAGGTGCTTTTACTTATGTTTGTCTACTTCCACTTGATACTATCAAAACAAAGCTTCAAACAAAAGGGGCTGACAAAATTTACAATGGTACATTTGATGCAATTGCTAAAACCTTTCAAAGTtctggaattttagggttttatcgtGGTGTTTCTGCTGTGATTATTGGTTCTACTTTCTCTTCTGCTATGTATTTTGGTACTTGTGAATTTGGTAAGTCTGTGTTGTCTAAAGTACCGAATTACCCTGCTGTGCTTATTCCTCCTACTGCTGGTGCAATGGGTAATATTGTTTCTTCTGCAATAATGGTTCCGAAAGAGCTTATTACGCAGAGAATGCAGACCGGGGCAAAGGGTAGGTCTTGGGAGGTTTTGGTTAAGATATTACAGAAAGATGGGGTATTGGGTCTTTATGCTGGTTATTCTGCAACATTACTTAGAAATTTGCCTGCTGGTGTTTTAAGTTATTCTTCATTTGAGTATTTGAAATCTGCTGTGTTGAGTAAAACTGGGCAAGAGAATTTGGAACCTTTACAAAGTGTGTGTTGTGGGGCATTGGCAGGGGCGATTTCAGCTTCAATTACGACGCCACTCGATGTGGTTAAGACTAGATTGATGACTCAGGTTCAAGGAGAGACTAAGAATAAGGTTTCTGCTGTTGTTTATAGTGGGGTGAATGAAACTGTTACGCAAATTTTGAAGGAAGAAGGATGGGTTGGATTTAGTAGAGGAACGGGTCCTAGGGTTGTTCATAGTGCTTGTTTTGCAGCTTTGGGTTATTTTGCATTTGAGACGGCTAGGCTTACTTTGCTTCATCAGTATCTCAAGAAGAAGCAGGCTGAAGAGATGGTCAATACTTCTGTTTAA